Proteins found in one Triticum urartu cultivar G1812 chromosome 4, Tu2.1, whole genome shotgun sequence genomic segment:
- the LOC125554506 gene encoding uncharacterized protein LOC125554506 produces MSLIFFFFFFSLPLHHALDPESLLNVEYNVSSHSFTRVSVLLSRQLVAYSRNPPQVLLRRFLAPRRAFFQSRPNRFIMINMVDNVPGRTATLALCDDDLYVPGFKDTTLQWNHFKRFEPIVPGSRELPFEHDYPNLLPLFPNGTKRSHIDLYQVPLGKAATLRAFRTLASYNPGTTPRPHLRSALVTLIVTFCEGHRFDQLNRRLKNEWDNPRPIYMLEEEAPYVVQWGSLSRALQWWEESGRKRWTNNKDDTREFDKIHANSPQAARDVLLFLQRTRNFKLQ; encoded by the coding sequence ATGTCGTtaattttcttcttcttcttcttctccctcccCCTCCACCACGCACTGGACCCAGAGAGTTTACTCAATGTTGAGTACAACGTCTCGAGCCATTCGTTCACCCGCGTGTCTGTCCTTTTGTCTAGGCAGTTGGTAGCGTACAGTCGAAACCCACCACAGGTTCTGTTGCGCAGGTTTCTTGCCCCGAGGCGGGCTTTTTTTCAATCCCGTCCCAACCGGTTTATCATGATAAATATGGTTGACAACGTGCCTGGGCGTACAGCCACCCTCGCCCTGTGCGACGATGACCTGTACGTCCCGGGCTTCAAAGACACCACTCTCCAGTGGAACCATTTCAAACGATTCGAGCCAATCGTGCCTGGCTCCAGGGAACTGCCCTTTGAACACGATTACCCAAACCTTCTTCCCTTGTTCCCAAACGGCACCAAAAGATCACACATAGACCTGTATCAAGTTCCCTTGGGCAAAGCCGCCACCTTACGTGCATTCCGGACGTTGGCGAGCTATAATCCTGGCACCACGCCAAGGCCGCACCTTAGATCCGCGCTGGTAACACTAATCGTCACCTTTTGTGAAGGACACAGATTTGACCAGCTAAACAGACGACTGAAGAACGAGTGGGACAACCCTAGACCAATCTACATGCTTGAAGAGGAGGCACCGTACGTTGTGCAATGGGGCTCGCTGTCTCGTGCGCTCCAATGGTGGGAGGAGAGTGGTCGCAAAAGGTGGACCAACAACAAAGACGACACTAGAGAATTCGACAAGATCCATGCCAACAGCCCCCAGGCAGCTAGAGATGTGCTGCTCTTCTTACAAAGGACCAGGAACTTCAAGTTACAGTGA